From Pseudanabaena sp. PCC 6802, one genomic window encodes:
- a CDS encoding caspase family protein encodes MGLARRQFLQMVSAGLLGWQIVPPQQMARAAELYAKKLNQSTKRKLALLIGINQYDAKGDWLPLNGCVTDVDLQRELLMHRFGFNPADILTLIDREATRAAIAEAFTEHLIAQALPGDVVVVHFSGHGSKLGQNNTFVPVDSGMPETGMLVKDFMEDTIALWLQAIATENTTCILDIGHNYPGTPVVGNFRIRSRPSRHDWQIDPEEIELQRHLREQSDSRQVLAKGDKLNARSSKVSMPGMLLRAASGDRLCADALWPGFSSGAFTYALTQQLWQMMPATSLYVVIDRAIATLEQKAFASPSLTPEQQLTSLVSGSKIDRNTDRKTTTQATYTTSFDDLLMASPSATKELLDGADGIIRTVNNSRIGDIWLAGLPIVPLGYYGVGSILSTPDETLVQLRSHNGLTAKVEALPGQSGLRVNQLLQERVRALPRNMTLIVALDLNLSKIERVDATSAISAMPGMLGVNATEQFADCLFGVQATSYGLFTVGRSPILGSFGSVGESVGAALRRLQPLLEGLLATKLIYLTANQGSSTLGLRATLMTMSPTSTAPVAIAAQATQRSGNQSAPLAASGRNALPSPNILNKAIAIGDRLCCRLENFTDSPLYVRIFSFDPRGKIMTPHFFTSPYALDSVVPAQQELLIPHPAAPFDWVASAPQGLFEIHLVVSRFPLTETTKLLEQSSRQATSPAGMVAVSNPLQVAQALLSDLHSELDIPASTKPDDMWTLDVNDWATLSFTYRVS; translated from the coding sequence ATGGGACTTGCGCGGCGGCAGTTCTTACAAATGGTTTCGGCTGGCCTCTTAGGCTGGCAGATCGTGCCACCGCAGCAAATGGCTAGGGCAGCCGAGTTGTACGCTAAAAAATTGAACCAATCTACCAAACGCAAGCTAGCACTGCTGATTGGCATCAATCAGTACGATGCTAAGGGTGATTGGTTGCCCCTCAATGGCTGCGTGACTGACGTAGATCTACAGCGCGAGTTACTCATGCACCGATTTGGCTTTAATCCTGCTGATATCCTCACATTGATCGATCGAGAAGCGACCCGAGCCGCGATCGCCGAGGCATTTACAGAACACTTGATCGCTCAAGCCTTGCCCGGTGATGTAGTGGTAGTGCATTTCAGCGGTCATGGCTCTAAATTGGGGCAGAATAATACCTTTGTGCCAGTGGATAGCGGCATGCCTGAAACAGGCATGCTCGTTAAAGATTTCATGGAAGACACGATCGCGTTATGGTTGCAAGCGATCGCCACAGAGAATACGACCTGCATCCTCGATATCGGTCATAACTACCCGGGCACGCCTGTAGTGGGTAACTTTCGCATTCGTTCGCGCCCCAGCCGTCACGATTGGCAGATCGATCCAGAGGAAATCGAACTGCAACGCCATCTCAGAGAACAGAGCGATTCTAGGCAAGTTTTAGCTAAAGGGGATAAGTTAAACGCGCGATCGTCAAAAGTATCAATGCCAGGAATGTTGCTGCGTGCTGCTAGCGGCGATCGCTTATGCGCCGATGCCCTATGGCCGGGATTTAGCAGTGGTGCGTTCACCTACGCACTGACCCAACAACTATGGCAAATGATGCCCGCCACATCTCTTTACGTGGTAATAGATCGCGCGATCGCTACGTTGGAGCAAAAGGCATTTGCATCTCCATCTCTCACCCCAGAACAACAATTAACCTCTCTCGTCTCTGGTAGTAAGATCGATCGCAATACCGATCGCAAAACCACGACTCAGGCTACTTACACCACCAGTTTTGACGATCTACTGATGGCATCTCCCTCCGCAACGAAGGAGTTACTTGATGGTGCCGATGGAATCATCAGAACTGTAAACAATAGTCGGATAGGGGATATCTGGCTGGCCGGTCTGCCAATTGTACCGCTAGGCTACTATGGTGTTGGTTCGATCCTATCGACCCCAGATGAAACCTTGGTTCAACTGCGATCGCACAATGGCTTGACCGCTAAAGTAGAAGCTCTACCAGGGCAGAGCGGACTGCGCGTCAACCAACTATTGCAGGAGCGAGTAAGGGCTTTGCCGCGCAACATGACTTTGATTGTCGCTCTGGATCTAAATCTGAGCAAAATCGAACGGGTGGATGCCACCAGTGCCATATCGGCAATGCCAGGAATGTTAGGTGTAAATGCGACGGAACAGTTTGCTGACTGTTTGTTTGGAGTCCAGGCGACTAGCTACGGTCTGTTTACGGTGGGACGCAGTCCCATTCTCGGTTCCTTTGGTTCGGTGGGCGAGTCGGTAGGTGCTGCCCTCCGCCGCCTACAGCCTTTGTTGGAAGGCTTGCTCGCAACCAAGTTGATTTATCTGACTGCTAATCAAGGCTCTTCAACTTTAGGATTGAGAGCTACCTTGATGACTATGAGTCCAACGAGTACCGCTCCAGTTGCGATCGCGGCTCAAGCTACACAGCGGTCTGGGAATCAGTCCGCTCCTTTGGCAGCTAGCGGTAGAAACGCTTTACCATCACCAAATATTTTAAATAAGGCGATCGCGATTGGCGATCGCCTCTGTTGTCGGTTGGAGAACTTTACAGACAGTCCTCTCTACGTGCGTATTTTCAGCTTCGATCCGCGTGGCAAGATCATGACTCCCCACTTCTTCACCAGTCCCTATGCTCTTGACAGCGTGGTGCCAGCCCAACAAGAGTTGCTGATTCCGCACCCAGCAGCACCATTCGATTGGGTAGCCTCGGCTCCACAAGGACTATTTGAGATTCACCTGGTGGTAAGCCGGTTCCCTCTGACCGAGACCACTAAACTCCTGGAACAATCTTCACGACAAGCCACATCCCCAGCCGGAATGGTCGCAGTATCCAATCCCTTACAAGTAGCTCAAGCCCTATTGTCAGATCTCCATAGCGAGCTGGACATTCCTGCTTCTACTAAGCCAGACGATATGTGGACGCTGGATGTGAATGATTGGGCAACTCTTAGCTTTACCTATCGCGTATCTTGA
- the mgtE gene encoding magnesium transporter yields the protein MLTQEALTSLSDITDWNQLKSELNAMPAIDVGDYIDELPSEQKAIAFRLLNKSNATDVFEYLPQKSREELLGSLHDIHVQQIIESMRPDDRAELLDELPAGVVKRLLQQLSPEERHATATILGYAEGTAGRVMTTEYVRLRQGLTVEEAIGKIRLNDKDKETIYYAYVTDDNRKLKQIVSLRQLLFSLPNALVKDIASDRAIKARTDMPQEEVAQLMKRYDLLALPVVDREDRLVGIVTIDDVVDILEEEATEDIQKLAGVSGDEEALSPPLITIQKRLPWLLGNIGLYVGAASAIAPFQGTIALVPVLAVIMPILSNTSGNVGIQALSVTVRGLGVGEVTPQDTLAILRKEILAGLGTALALGLALAVLSLIWSSAVNRWVALVAGLVMAINVLVAATLGTLLPMGLKRLKLDPALISGPLLTTILDTVGFLTFLSLTSLFLHVFRV from the coding sequence ATGCTCACCCAGGAAGCTCTGACTTCACTGTCGGATATTACCGACTGGAATCAACTCAAATCGGAACTCAATGCGATGCCAGCTATCGATGTAGGTGACTACATTGACGAGCTTCCTTCCGAGCAAAAAGCGATCGCCTTTCGCCTTCTCAATAAGTCCAACGCCACAGATGTATTTGAGTATCTGCCGCAAAAGTCCCGCGAGGAATTACTAGGGTCGCTGCACGACATCCACGTACAGCAAATTATCGAGTCGATGCGACCTGACGATCGCGCCGAACTGCTGGACGAGCTGCCCGCCGGTGTAGTAAAGCGCCTTCTCCAGCAACTCAGCCCCGAAGAAAGACATGCCACCGCCACAATTCTCGGTTATGCCGAGGGTACGGCAGGTCGGGTAATGACCACCGAGTACGTGCGACTGCGACAGGGACTGACTGTCGAAGAAGCGATCGGCAAAATCCGCCTGAACGATAAGGACAAAGAAACGATCTACTACGCTTACGTTACTGACGACAACCGCAAGCTCAAGCAAATTGTCTCGCTGCGGCAGCTTCTATTCTCTTTACCTAATGCCCTAGTTAAGGACATTGCCAGCGATCGCGCGATCAAAGCCCGTACTGATATGCCCCAAGAAGAGGTGGCGCAACTGATGAAGCGCTACGACCTGCTGGCATTACCAGTGGTAGACCGCGAAGATCGGCTTGTAGGCATCGTCACCATCGACGATGTGGTTGATATTCTCGAAGAAGAAGCCACCGAAGATATTCAAAAGCTGGCAGGGGTTAGCGGCGACGAGGAAGCGCTGTCACCACCACTAATTACAATCCAAAAACGTTTGCCCTGGTTGTTAGGTAACATCGGTTTGTATGTGGGTGCCGCCAGCGCGATCGCCCCATTTCAGGGCACGATTGCGCTTGTCCCAGTCCTGGCCGTAATTATGCCCATCCTATCTAACACGAGTGGTAACGTCGGCATTCAAGCTCTATCAGTAACCGTGCGAGGTTTAGGTGTAGGGGAAGTGACACCCCAGGATACTTTGGCGATCCTGCGCAAGGAAATTTTGGCAGGTTTAGGTACTGCCCTCGCGTTGGGTCTGGCACTGGCAGTTCTGTCTTTGATCTGGTCTTCTGCTGTAAATCGTTGGGTGGCTCTGGTGGCTGGCCTGGTCATGGCGATTAACGTACTGGTTGCTGCCACCCTGGGTACGTTACTCCCGATGGGCTTAAAGCGCTTGAAGCTAGATCCTGCCTTGATTAGCGGCCCTTTGCTCACTACAATTCTAGATACAGTTGGATTCTTAACTTTTTTAAGTTTAACCTCTCTGTTTCTGCATGTATTTCGAGTTTGA
- a CDS encoding NAD(P)/FAD-dependent oxidoreductase → MKLAKKNLDERLNHTYDAIIVGGGAGGLSAAIYLARYRLSCLVIEKGRGRSLWMQHLTNYLGLPPDTPGRDMLKQGQEHALSVGADYLNGYVERVTDEGDTFAVQVKVGKKDSIYPVFRCKYLVAASGIIDNLPQLGDMQNVYNYAGYNLHVCLICDGYEMSDKRCGLFVNSEGAINTAFVLNWFTPYISIVTGGTCTVGEEMRAKLAKHGYPLYEQPIAKFLGRNHEMTGVEFTDGSVLELETGLVAMGSHYFSEYLQDFDLKRDGNNLVTDEMCRTSHPRIFALGDLKQGLNQVSIAVADGTLAATAIWREIRRSSPPRIWTENVKQRDLSLI, encoded by the coding sequence ATGAAACTGGCAAAGAAAAACCTGGATGAAAGACTGAACCATACCTATGATGCCATTATCGTCGGCGGAGGTGCGGGTGGGTTGTCAGCTGCCATTTATTTAGCACGGTATCGCCTCTCTTGCCTCGTGATTGAAAAAGGCAGAGGGCGATCGCTATGGATGCAACACTTAACCAATTACTTAGGTCTGCCACCGGATACACCAGGTAGAGACATGCTCAAGCAGGGGCAGGAACACGCTCTTTCAGTGGGTGCAGACTACCTGAATGGCTACGTCGAACGTGTAACGGACGAAGGCGATACGTTTGCGGTTCAGGTCAAAGTGGGCAAGAAAGATAGCATTTATCCCGTGTTTCGCTGCAAGTACCTGGTTGCTGCCAGTGGGATTATCGACAACCTGCCCCAACTGGGTGACATGCAGAACGTCTACAACTACGCGGGCTACAATCTCCACGTTTGCTTGATCTGCGATGGTTATGAAATGAGCGACAAGCGTTGCGGGCTGTTTGTGAATTCCGAAGGTGCCATCAATACAGCATTTGTACTGAATTGGTTTACGCCCTACATCAGCATCGTCACTGGCGGTACCTGTACGGTAGGCGAAGAAATGCGTGCCAAACTAGCCAAACATGGCTATCCCCTGTACGAACAACCAATTGCAAAATTTTTAGGTCGCAACCATGAGATGACTGGTGTAGAATTTACCGACGGTTCCGTATTGGAGTTAGAAACTGGTCTGGTGGCAATGGGATCTCACTATTTTAGCGAGTACCTGCAAGACTTTGACCTCAAGCGCGATGGCAACAACTTAGTAACGGATGAAATGTGCCGCACCTCGCATCCCCGCATCTTTGCCCTTGGCGATCTAAAACAAGGGTTAAATCAGGTGTCAATTGCGGTGGCAGATGGTACATTAGCCGCAACTGCAATTTGGCGGGAAATTCGTCGGAGTTCGCCCCCCAGAATTTGGACAGAAAATGTCAAGCAGCGCGACCTGAGCTTAATCTAG
- a CDS encoding bifunctional riboflavin kinase/FAD synthetase produces MLVISDLSKASTPTAIAMGNFDGIHRGHQCVIAPVVGNTENLVSTVLTFNPHPQEFFTGTSRLLLTPIAEKVVQLEALGVQQLVLLPFDREIAKLTPQEFMQQILIERLQARSISVGFNFRFGCQRCGSVEDLRAMWGDRLHIVSEQLMHDVCDTSDPSIRISSSAIRRALEQGEIDAARTLLGRPYSLIGNVVAGQQMGRKLGFPTANLQLPPQKFLPRDGVYAVQVLRLGDKPLPAVMNIGMRPTVTGDRARTIEVHLLDWDGDLYGRELCVNLVKFLRPEQKFESLEALKQQITIDCELATKLLF; encoded by the coding sequence GTGCTAGTTATTTCCGATCTAAGTAAAGCCAGTACCCCAACAGCGATCGCCATGGGTAACTTTGACGGCATACATCGAGGACACCAATGTGTAATTGCTCCAGTAGTTGGCAATACAGAGAATTTGGTTTCGACAGTCTTAACTTTCAATCCACACCCGCAGGAGTTTTTTACAGGTACTTCGCGGCTGCTACTAACACCGATTGCGGAGAAAGTCGTTCAACTAGAGGCTCTGGGCGTGCAACAGCTAGTTCTACTGCCTTTCGACCGCGAGATCGCCAAGCTTACGCCGCAGGAATTTATGCAACAAATCCTGATCGAGAGACTCCAGGCACGTTCGATTAGTGTTGGCTTTAATTTTCGGTTTGGCTGTCAGCGCTGCGGCTCGGTGGAAGATTTAAGAGCCATGTGGGGCGATCGCTTGCATATTGTCTCTGAGCAACTCATGCACGATGTATGTGACACGAGCGATCCATCAATTCGGATTAGCAGTTCGGCGATTCGTCGCGCTTTGGAGCAGGGGGAGATCGACGCTGCTCGCACTCTGCTAGGTCGCCCCTATAGCCTGATTGGTAATGTAGTGGCGGGGCAGCAGATGGGGCGGAAGTTAGGTTTCCCTACGGCTAATCTCCAGCTACCCCCCCAGAAATTCCTACCGAGAGATGGCGTTTATGCCGTACAGGTTCTGCGATTGGGGGATAAGCCGCTCCCTGCGGTGATGAATATTGGTATGCGCCCGACCGTCACCGGCGATCGCGCGCGCACGATTGAGGTACATCTATTAGACTGGGATGGCGATCTCTACGGTCGAGAGCTATGCGTCAATTTAGTCAAATTTCTGCGCCCCGAACAGAAATTTGAGTCCTTAGAAGCACTGAAACAACAAATTACTATTGACTGCGAGCTAGCTACAAAGCTTCTATTCTGA
- a CDS encoding Npun_F5560 family protein — protein MPTVELLSEEIGQLKQELQQKDLLVQQLSEELFRLIKGNNVFVTPQEVSHQHQEELLALSHKLAATEEKLSRSQDQMEERELEAVELRKTCQELTDRARTLEQVVQELPQVYRAKFAERMVPIKNKIELLQKENRQLHMELQSLSYRLAIRSKPQKRVELPQMMNNGPSLPGFSNA, from the coding sequence ATGCCAACGGTTGAATTGCTAAGTGAGGAAATCGGTCAACTTAAACAGGAGTTACAGCAAAAAGATTTGCTAGTACAACAACTGTCTGAGGAACTGTTCAGGCTGATCAAGGGTAATAATGTTTTCGTAACTCCCCAGGAGGTTTCGCATCAGCATCAAGAAGAACTCCTGGCGCTTTCTCATAAGCTAGCTGCTACAGAGGAAAAACTGTCGCGATCGCAGGATCAAATGGAAGAGCGCGAACTGGAGGCAGTCGAGTTGCGTAAAACTTGCCAGGAGCTAACCGATCGCGCGCGCACTTTAGAGCAAGTAGTGCAGGAGTTACCGCAGGTTTATCGTGCCAAGTTTGCCGAGCGCATGGTGCCGATCAAAAACAAGATAGAACTGTTGCAAAAGGAAAATCGCCAACTGCACATGGAGTTACAAAGCCTCAGTTATCGTTTGGCCATCCGCAGCAAGCCCCAAAAAAGGGTAGAGCTACCCCAAATGATGAATAATGGGCCTAGTTTGCCAGGTTTCAGTAATGCTTGA
- a CDS encoding DUF2808 domain-containing protein: MSNFTGISILLLATVTSVLLVDIPTGAISDRTAGAVRLRDGRTYFDRPPTLVDAETTVNSVYAWGATYYFNLRLPENAGEPLQRVTISQYEGTDKIAFDRNESLALAIAPSGERTRLNAAIAITDTEPQQVTVDFTPPIPPGSTISIGLRPYNNPRYGGVYLFGVTAFPLGEKPHGQFLGYARLHFYDRSDRSGIFRR; encoded by the coding sequence ATGTCAAACTTCACGGGGATTTCAATATTGCTATTAGCAACGGTAACAAGCGTGCTGCTGGTCGATATACCAACTGGGGCAATTTCCGATCGCACTGCTGGAGCCGTACGACTCCGCGATGGCAGGACTTACTTCGATCGTCCACCCACTTTAGTCGATGCGGAAACAACTGTTAATTCCGTCTATGCGTGGGGGGCAACTTACTATTTCAACCTGAGACTTCCAGAGAATGCTGGCGAGCCACTGCAAAGGGTAACTATTAGCCAGTATGAGGGCACTGACAAAATTGCATTCGATCGCAACGAGAGCTTGGCACTCGCGATCGCGCCATCGGGCGAGCGCACCAGGTTAAATGCAGCGATCGCAATAACCGACACCGAACCGCAACAGGTAACAGTTGACTTTACTCCTCCCATTCCTCCTGGCAGTACGATCTCGATTGGGTTGCGCCCTTACAACAATCCCAGATACGGCGGCGTTTATTTATTTGGCGTTACCGCCTTCCCATTAGGGGAAAAGCCTCACGGTCAGTTCCTGGGCTACGCACGCTTGCACTTCTACGATCGCAGCGATCGCAGCGGCATATTTCGCCGCTAG
- the guaA gene encoding glutamine-hydrolyzing GMP synthase has protein sequence MSAPGNRPTIAILDFGSQYSELIARRIRETKVYSEVLPYYTEIEHIVQLNPKGIILSGGPNSVYDEGAPTCHPAIFDLGIPILGVCYGMQLMVKQLGGVVERAEHGEYGKAELIIDDPTDLLTNVEDGTTMWMSHGDSVLRTPSGFSTLAHTANTPCAAIADPLRRIYGVQFHPEVVHSIGGIALIRNFVYHICECEPTWTTDTFIEEAIREVRAQVGHKRVLLALSGGVDSSTLAFLLHKAIGEQLTCMFIDQGFMRKHEPERLLKLFQEQFHIPVEYINASDRFIAEVKGITEPEEKRKRIGHEFIRVFEEESQRLGPFDFLAQGTLYPDVIESADTNIDPATGKRIAVKIKSHHNVGGLPPNLRFTLIEPLRKLFKDEVRKVGSALGLPEEIVKRQPFPGPGLAIRIIGEITPDRLEILRDADLIVRQEINRSGTYDRLWQAFAVLLPTIRSVGVMGDQRTYAYPVVLRLVTSEDGMTADWARVPYDLLEIISNRIVNEVKGVNRVVLDITSKPPGTIEWE, from the coding sequence ATGTCTGCCCCTGGGAATCGTCCCACGATCGCTATTCTTGACTTTGGCTCCCAGTACTCTGAACTGATTGCTAGGCGCATTCGCGAGACCAAGGTTTATTCCGAGGTATTGCCCTATTACACGGAGATCGAGCACATTGTCCAGCTCAATCCCAAAGGCATTATCCTCTCTGGCGGGCCTAATTCCGTCTACGATGAGGGTGCTCCCACTTGTCACCCGGCTATCTTCGATCTAGGCATTCCTATCCTGGGCGTTTGCTATGGGATGCAACTGATGGTGAAGCAACTGGGGGGCGTAGTAGAACGTGCCGAGCATGGCGAGTACGGCAAAGCCGAACTGATTATCGACGACCCTACGGATCTGCTCACTAACGTAGAGGATGGCACGACCATGTGGATGAGTCACGGTGACTCTGTCTTGAGGACACCATCGGGCTTCTCCACCTTAGCGCATACCGCGAATACCCCCTGCGCCGCCATCGCCGATCCGTTACGACGCATCTATGGCGTGCAATTTCACCCCGAGGTAGTTCACTCTATTGGCGGTATTGCCTTGATTCGCAACTTTGTCTACCACATCTGCGAGTGCGAGCCGACCTGGACGACCGACACGTTTATCGAAGAAGCGATCCGCGAGGTGCGGGCGCAGGTGGGACATAAAAGAGTCCTGCTGGCGTTGTCCGGTGGTGTGGACTCTTCTACCCTGGCGTTTTTGTTACATAAGGCGATTGGAGAGCAGCTTACCTGCATGTTTATCGATCAAGGTTTCATGCGCAAACACGAGCCGGAACGCCTGCTCAAGCTTTTCCAAGAACAATTTCACATCCCCGTCGAATATATCAATGCTAGCGATCGCTTCATCGCCGAAGTAAAAGGCATTACCGAGCCGGAAGAAAAACGAAAGCGCATCGGACATGAATTTATTCGCGTGTTTGAAGAGGAATCTCAGCGACTGGGACCATTTGATTTTCTCGCCCAGGGTACGCTTTATCCTGACGTGATCGAATCCGCCGATACCAATATCGACCCCGCTACGGGTAAGCGCATTGCCGTCAAAATTAAAAGCCACCACAATGTCGGCGGTCTACCGCCCAACCTGCGCTTTACCCTGATCGAACCGCTCCGCAAGCTATTTAAAGATGAAGTGCGCAAAGTTGGTTCGGCACTGGGGCTACCAGAAGAAATCGTGAAGCGTCAACCATTCCCAGGCCCAGGCTTGGCAATTCGCATCATTGGCGAAATCACACCCGATCGCCTGGAAATTTTGCGAGATGCGGATTTAATCGTGCGCCAGGAAATTAATCGCAGCGGCACCTACGATCGCCTGTGGCAAGCATTTGCCGTCCTCCTACCCACAATTAGAAGCGTGGGGGTAATGGGCGATCAGCGTACCTATGCCTATCCAGTCGTGTTGCGCCTGGTCACGAGCGAAGATGGGATGACTGCCGACTGGGCGCGAGTGCCCTACGATCTGCTCGAAATTATCTCCAATCGCATCGTCAACGAAGTCAAAGGTGTCAATCGCGTCGTTCTAGATATTACGTCCAAACCACCCGGCACGATCGAATGGGAATAG
- a CDS encoding caspase family protein, with translation MLQQFFSLSLTYAAILVSQSLPLTSDRLSVAQKLITGDRVAKQASKPGITFLAFGGGGSPANNEIALEKNLLYFQRTLKSLGFNPAEASIFFANGNDRSATIRYVDNHDKEKFKPPEIPHLKGSATLANLRSWFGQYVQTNPHNKQLFFYFTGHGILNEQNPDDNSLLLWQEQHISVREFSQLLDLLPAQTLIAMMMAQCYSGSFANIIYADGDPEKPLAKQNRCGFYATIKTLPSVGCTAEVNESDYRDYSSSFFAGLSGRSRTGEAVPSADYNKDGKVSYLEAHAFAKVDEKSTDLPVSTSEVWLQGQSSRQLRDRTFSQPIAALLQTARPEQRYVVNSLIEKLNLNPSFSFKKNRENLIFAQPGLDSPEEKAYLTRLQMELISISVESKIRSSQNPTQIATLDRLLKCEQGHWRM, from the coding sequence ATGCTGCAACAATTTTTTTCGTTAAGTCTGACTTATGCTGCGATTCTGGTTTCCCAGTCACTACCTCTGACGAGCGATCGCCTTAGCGTGGCGCAAAAATTGATAACTGGCGATCGCGTTGCCAAGCAAGCATCTAAACCAGGTATTACCTTTCTCGCTTTTGGTGGTGGCGGCTCGCCTGCCAATAACGAAATTGCCCTGGAGAAAAACCTGCTCTACTTTCAGCGCACTTTAAAAAGTCTGGGGTTTAATCCAGCGGAAGCATCGATTTTCTTTGCGAATGGCAACGACCGCTCCGCCACTATCCGCTATGTAGATAACCATGATAAGGAGAAATTCAAGCCGCCGGAAATTCCCCATCTCAAGGGATCTGCGACGCTCGCCAACCTGAGGTCATGGTTCGGTCAATATGTCCAGACTAATCCCCACAACAAACAGCTTTTCTTTTATTTTACAGGTCATGGGATTTTGAACGAGCAAAATCCCGATGATAACTCGCTCCTACTGTGGCAAGAGCAGCACATTAGCGTGAGGGAATTTTCGCAATTGCTCGATCTCCTGCCCGCCCAGACACTGATCGCGATGATGATGGCCCAGTGCTATTCCGGTTCGTTTGCCAATATTATTTACGCCGATGGCGATCCCGAAAAGCCATTAGCGAAACAGAACCGCTGTGGCTTCTACGCTACGATTAAGACTCTACCGTCAGTGGGCTGTACGGCAGAGGTAAATGAATCCGATTACCGCGACTATAGCTCCAGTTTCTTTGCGGGTTTGAGCGGACGCAGCCGCACTGGCGAGGCAGTACCCTCAGCGGACTACAACAAGGATGGCAAAGTTTCCTATCTCGAAGCCCATGCCTTTGCCAAGGTTGACGAAAAATCTACCGATCTTCCTGTATCGACTTCTGAGGTGTGGTTGCAGGGGCAATCATCCCGGCAACTGCGCGATCGCACCTTCAGCCAACCGATCGCGGCGCTGCTGCAAACCGCCCGTCCCGAACAGCGCTATGTTGTCAATTCTCTGATCGAGAAACTGAATCTGAACCCTAGCTTCTCATTTAAAAAGAATAGAGAAAATCTAATCTTTGCCCAACCTGGTTTAGATTCACCTGAGGAAAAAGCATATTTAACTCGCTTGCAAATGGAGTTGATTTCAATTAGCGTGGAAAGTAAAATTCGCAGTTCGCAAAATCCTACTCAGATCGCTACTCTCGATCGCCTCTTAAAATGCGAGCAGGGACATTGGCGCATGTAG
- a CDS encoding tetratricopeptide repeat protein, which translates to MYERGMSLFAMKRYQDAASSFDKAIALRSDFADAIKARQDAQK; encoded by the coding sequence TTGTACGAGCGCGGAATGTCGCTCTTTGCGATGAAGAGATATCAGGATGCGGCATCTTCTTTTGATAAAGCGATCGCCCTGCGCTCTGATTTTGCCGATGCCATTAAGGCTCGTCAGGATGCCCAAAAATAG
- a CDS encoding Uma2 family endonuclease, which produces MLQIDLNQLPTSDELPDSDDTPVDNEDQNLLPNILLFLLSSIWAERMDWYFGVDMAVYHTTGLNPRVPVVPDAFLSLGVERKKGGKSRRSYVVWEEQGIVPIFTLEMVSHKPGGEYDEKMAIYARLGVLYYAIYNPEFWQRDGHQPFEMYKLVDGKYELQRGEPYWMAEVGLGIGRNQTVFSNLSQEQLAWFDERGDRYLSADERADAERQRADMAQRQVESLLARLRSLEISEGESLD; this is translated from the coding sequence ATGCTTCAAATAGATCTAAACCAACTGCCCACCAGTGACGAATTACCAGATTCGGACGACACACCTGTGGATAACGAAGACCAGAATCTATTGCCCAACATTCTGCTGTTTTTGCTCAGTTCGATTTGGGCAGAGCGCATGGATTGGTACTTCGGTGTCGATATGGCGGTGTATCACACCACAGGGCTAAATCCGCGCGTCCCTGTCGTGCCTGATGCCTTTTTAAGCTTGGGTGTAGAGCGCAAAAAGGGTGGTAAGTCGCGTCGCAGCTATGTGGTTTGGGAAGAGCAGGGAATTGTGCCCATTTTCACTCTAGAGATGGTGTCCCATAAACCGGGTGGGGAGTATGACGAGAAGATGGCAATTTACGCTCGCTTGGGGGTACTGTACTACGCGATCTACAATCCAGAATTTTGGCAGCGGGACGGACATCAACCGTTTGAGATGTATAAGCTGGTGGATGGCAAATACGAGTTACAAAGAGGCGAACCCTATTGGATGGCAGAAGTAGGATTAGGCATTGGCCGCAATCAGACAGTGTTTAGCAATCTGTCGCAGGAGCAACTGGCATGGTTTGACGAACGGGGCGATCGCTATCTCAGTGCAGATGAACGAGCAGATGCAGAACGACAGCGGGCAGATATGGCTCAAAGACAGGTGGAGTCATTGTTGGCGCGACTGCGTTCGCTAGAAATCTCCGAAGGAGAATCGCTCGATTAG